One genomic window of Motacilla alba alba isolate MOTALB_02 chromosome 3, Motacilla_alba_V1.0_pri, whole genome shotgun sequence includes the following:
- the CD164 gene encoding sialomucin core protein 24: MGRTLTTFTFPLAVLSVACFLCGLAAIATAIDASTVSPTTSVAGPNVTVTPTNATTASSNATTASSNATTASSNATTASSNTTTASPATTPHTPIANVTNATTHAPLPKTTVTSATTTATAAGPSTTVAPVPARKSTFDAASFIGGIVLVLGLQAVIFFLYKFCRSKDRNYHTL; encoded by the exons ATGGGCCGGACTCTTACGACATTTACGTTCCCGCTCGCCGTCCTTTCCGTGGCGTGCTTCCTCTGCGGGCTGGCCGCGATCGCAACGGCGATCGACG ctTCCACAGTTTCTCCTACTACCAGTGTTGCTGGGCCCAATGTCACTGTAACACCCACCAATGCCACCACGGCCTCTTCCAATGCCACCACGGCCTCTTCCAATGCGACCACAGCATCTTCCAATGCAACCACGGCATCTTCCAATACTACCACGGCCAGTCCTGCCACCACACCTCATACTCCTATAG CCAACGTCACCAATGCAACTACTCATGCTCCTCTGCCTAAAACCACCGTGACTTCAGCCACCACgacagccactgctgcag GTCCAAGTACTACTGTGGCTCCCGTACCTGCACGCAAATCTACGTTTGATGCTGCGAGTTTCATAGGTGGAATTGTCCTTGTTCTGGGTCTGCAggctgttattttctttctgtataaaTTCTGCAGATCTAAGGACCGAAATTACCACACGCTTTAG